A single genomic interval of Saccharothrix saharensis harbors:
- a CDS encoding PI-PLC domain-containing protein, whose protein sequence is MRATRSVLIATLVAALSPPLTAQAAPADGVYYVQSVTTGLNAGVSGTSVLQRRPKGDEDHQQWTLSGRTLREGTRCLGRSGDQAVVLDCGSADAVWDVLPDGDRHRLKVPGADRYLVASGTDGVRVGTGADLWYLTPVSPRRTPVPPEGERRLDQVTFLTAHNAYANGVDGGFAPPFVNLAPNQARGIERQLADGVRGFQLDVHQTPDGAILCHNSCTWVSRPVALWVDVQRIVDFLRRNPSEFVTVFLEDYVSAEVLRAELGRVTGLADVLFRPDRAGVRTTGWPTLNTLRATDKRLMIFTDHSRSGDAVPRDSFGVMYQPEWTVENHWSMGSGLGTSDWSCHSRWATPLTRTEPGFRPLFVMNHFRDVPFTGTATTDNGKLADRARRFCEPAARKTPTYLAVDHYHLGNAMAAVAALSGERF, encoded by the coding sequence ATGCGCGCCACCCGATCGGTCCTGATCGCGACGCTCGTCGCAGCCTTGTCGCCACCCCTCACCGCCCAAGCCGCGCCCGCCGACGGCGTCTACTACGTGCAGAGCGTCACCACCGGCCTGAACGCCGGCGTCTCGGGCACGTCCGTGCTCCAGCGCCGGCCGAAGGGCGACGAGGACCACCAGCAGTGGACCCTGTCCGGCCGCACGCTGCGCGAGGGCACCCGGTGCCTGGGGCGCAGCGGCGACCAGGCCGTGGTGCTGGACTGCGGCAGCGCCGACGCCGTGTGGGACGTGCTGCCCGACGGCGACCGGCACCGGCTCAAGGTTCCCGGCGCCGACCGCTACCTGGTCGCCTCCGGCACGGACGGGGTGCGGGTCGGCACGGGCGCCGACCTGTGGTACCTGACCCCGGTGTCACCGCGCCGCACGCCCGTCCCCCCGGAGGGGGAGCGGCGGCTGGACCAGGTCACCTTCCTCACCGCCCACAACGCCTACGCCAACGGCGTGGACGGCGGTTTCGCCCCGCCGTTCGTCAACCTCGCGCCCAACCAGGCCCGCGGCATCGAGCGGCAGCTCGCCGACGGCGTGCGCGGGTTCCAGCTCGACGTCCACCAGACGCCGGACGGCGCGATCCTGTGCCACAACAGCTGCACGTGGGTCAGCCGCCCGGTCGCGCTGTGGGTGGACGTGCAGCGGATCGTGGACTTCCTGCGCCGCAACCCGTCCGAGTTCGTCACGGTCTTCCTGGAGGACTACGTCTCCGCCGAGGTGCTGCGCGCCGAGCTGGGCCGCGTCACCGGCCTGGCGGACGTGCTGTTCCGCCCGGACCGGGCGGGCGTGCGCACCACCGGCTGGCCGACGTTGAACACCCTGCGTGCCACCGACAAGCGGCTCATGATCTTCACCGACCACAGCCGGTCGGGCGACGCCGTGCCGCGCGACAGCTTCGGCGTGATGTACCAGCCGGAGTGGACGGTGGAGAACCACTGGTCGATGGGCTCGGGCCTGGGCACGTCCGACTGGTCCTGCCACAGCCGCTGGGCCACGCCGCTCACCCGCACCGAACCGGGCTTCCGGCCCCTGTTCGTGATGAACCACTTCCGCGACGTCCCGTTCACCGGCACCGCGACCACCGACAACGGCAAGCTCGCCGACCGGGCCCGCCGGTTCTGCGAGCCGGCCGCCCGCAAGACCCCGACCTACCTGGCCGTGGACCACTACCACCTGGGCAACGCGATGGCCGCGGTCGCGGCCCTGTCCGGCGAGCGGTTCTAG
- the recQ gene encoding DNA helicase RecQ, with translation MASQEVLRRIFGYESFRGDQQDIVDHVVSGGDALVLMPTGGGKSLCYQIPSLVREGTGVVVSPLIALMQDQVDALRDLGVRAGFLNSTQFPDERALVEAEFLAGELDLLYLAPERLRTEQTTRLLERGTIALFAIDEAHCVSQWGHDFRPEYLALSHLHERWPEVPRIALTATATPATHAEIAERLNLGAAKHFVSSFDRPNIQYRIVPKNEPKKQLLELLRTEHAGDAGIVYCLSRNSVEKTAEFLTQNGIPALPYHAGLDAGTRARNQSRFLREDGLVMVATIAFGMGIDKPDVRFVAHLDLPKSVEGYYQETGRAGRDGLPSTAWLAYGLQDVVQQRKMIDDSEGDQQHRRKLMAHLDAMLALCETVECRRVRLLDYFGQSSTPCGNCDTCLTPPETWDGTVAAQKVLSTVVRLRNERRQKFGAGQTIDILLGRKTAKVIQHDHDQLKVFGIGTELNESGWRGVVRQLLAQGLLAVEGEYSTLVLTPASDEVLYQGREVLMRREAERAARVKTAKAAKSAPVDLPAEAAPVFEKLRTWRTAQAREQGVPPYIIFNDATLRQIAATTPSTLDELSAISGVGENKLAKYGQQILDTLSA, from the coding sequence ATGGCTTCGCAAGAGGTGCTGCGAAGGATCTTCGGGTACGAGTCCTTCCGCGGGGACCAGCAGGACATCGTCGACCACGTCGTCTCGGGCGGGGACGCGCTGGTGCTCATGCCCACCGGGGGTGGGAAGTCGCTGTGCTACCAGATCCCCTCCCTGGTGCGCGAGGGCACCGGTGTGGTCGTGTCGCCGCTGATCGCGTTGATGCAGGACCAGGTGGACGCGCTGCGCGACCTCGGGGTGCGGGCCGGGTTCCTCAACTCGACCCAGTTCCCCGACGAGCGCGCCCTGGTCGAGGCGGAGTTCCTGGCCGGTGAGCTGGACCTGCTCTACCTCGCCCCCGAACGCCTGCGCACCGAGCAGACCACCCGGCTGCTCGAACGCGGCACGATCGCCCTGTTCGCCATCGACGAGGCGCACTGCGTGTCCCAGTGGGGCCACGACTTCCGGCCCGAGTACTTGGCGTTGTCGCACCTGCACGAGCGGTGGCCCGAGGTGCCGCGCATCGCGCTCACCGCGACCGCCACGCCGGCCACGCACGCCGAGATCGCCGAACGCCTCAACCTCGGCGCCGCGAAGCACTTCGTGTCCAGTTTCGACCGCCCGAACATCCAGTACCGGATCGTGCCCAAGAACGAGCCGAAGAAGCAGTTGCTGGAGCTGCTGCGCACCGAGCACGCGGGCGACGCGGGCATCGTCTACTGCCTGTCCCGCAACTCGGTGGAGAAGACCGCCGAGTTCCTGACCCAGAACGGCATCCCGGCGCTGCCCTACCACGCGGGCCTGGACGCGGGCACCCGTGCGCGCAACCAGTCGCGCTTCCTGCGCGAGGACGGCCTGGTGATGGTCGCCACCATCGCGTTCGGCATGGGCATCGACAAGCCGGACGTGCGGTTCGTCGCCCACCTGGACCTGCCGAAGTCCGTGGAGGGCTACTACCAGGAGACGGGCCGCGCGGGCCGCGACGGGTTGCCGTCCACCGCGTGGCTCGCCTACGGCCTGCAGGACGTCGTGCAGCAGCGCAAGATGATCGACGACTCCGAGGGCGACCAGCAGCACCGCCGCAAGCTCATGGCCCACCTGGACGCGATGCTGGCGCTGTGCGAGACGGTCGAGTGCCGCCGCGTGCGGCTGCTGGACTACTTCGGCCAGTCGAGCACGCCGTGCGGCAACTGCGACACCTGCCTCACCCCGCCGGAGACGTGGGACGGCACGGTGGCCGCGCAGAAGGTGCTGTCCACCGTGGTGCGGCTGCGCAACGAACGGCGGCAGAAGTTCGGCGCCGGCCAGACGATCGACATCCTGCTCGGCCGCAAGACCGCGAAGGTCATCCAGCACGACCACGACCAGCTCAAGGTCTTCGGCATCGGCACGGAGCTGAACGAGAGCGGCTGGCGCGGCGTGGTCCGCCAGTTGCTGGCCCAGGGCCTGCTCGCGGTGGAGGGCGAGTACTCCACGCTCGTGCTCACGCCCGCCAGCGACGAGGTCCTCTACCAGGGCCGCGAGGTGCTGATGCGGCGCGAGGCGGAACGCGCGGCCAGGGTCAAGACCGCCAAGGCGGCCAAGAGCGCGCCGGTGGACCTGCCCGCCGAGGCCGCGCCCGTGTTCGAGAAGCTGCGCACGTGGCGCACGGCGCAGGCGCGCGAGCAGGGCGTCCCGCCCTACATCATCTTCAACGACGCCACGCTGCGGCAGATCGCCGCCACCACACCGTCGACGTTGGACGAGCTGAGCGCGATCAGCGGCGTCGGCGAGAACAAGCTCGCCAAGTACGGTCAGCAGATCCTGGACACCCTGAGCGCATGA
- a CDS encoding alpha/beta fold hydrolase, with translation MPVVALNGINLSYHVEGEGDLVVMVMGTGSPGRVWHAHQAPALRRAGFRVATVDNRGIPPTDECASGMVIGDLVGDVAALIESLGGRAHVVGTSMGARVTQELALARPDLVAKAVMLATAGRNDPVQTALSRGERALHDQGITLPSRYFAAVNAVLNLSPATLRDPVGVRDWLDVFEFTGSAVGKGVRAQMEMNEFENRLDAYRAITVPCLVIGFADDRVLPPHLAREVADAIPGARYEEVADAGHFGFLEQPAAVNRLLVDFLAN, from the coding sequence ATGCCGGTCGTCGCGCTCAACGGGATCAACCTCAGCTACCACGTGGAGGGCGAGGGCGACCTCGTCGTGATGGTGATGGGCACCGGCAGTCCGGGCCGGGTGTGGCACGCCCACCAGGCGCCCGCGCTGCGCCGGGCCGGGTTCCGGGTGGCGACCGTCGACAACCGGGGCATCCCGCCGACCGACGAGTGCGCGTCCGGGATGGTCATCGGAGACCTCGTCGGCGACGTCGCGGCGTTGATCGAGTCGCTCGGCGGGCGGGCGCACGTCGTCGGCACGTCCATGGGCGCGCGGGTGACGCAGGAGCTCGCGCTGGCCCGGCCCGACCTCGTGGCCAAGGCCGTGATGCTGGCGACCGCGGGCCGCAACGACCCCGTGCAGACCGCGTTGTCGCGGGGCGAGCGCGCGCTGCACGACCAGGGGATCACGTTGCCGTCGCGGTACTTCGCGGCGGTGAACGCGGTGCTGAACCTGTCGCCCGCGACGCTGCGCGACCCGGTCGGCGTGCGGGACTGGCTGGACGTCTTCGAGTTCACCGGGTCCGCGGTGGGCAAGGGCGTGCGGGCCCAGATGGAGATGAACGAGTTCGAGAACCGGCTCGACGCCTACCGGGCCATCACGGTGCCCTGCCTGGTGATCGGGTTCGCCGACGACCGCGTGCTGCCGCCGCACCTGGCGCGCGAGGTGGCCGACGCCATCCCGGGCGCGCGGTACGAGGAAGTGGCCGACGCGGGCCACTTCGGGTTCCTCGAGCAGCCGGCCGCGGTCAACCGGCTCCTGGTGGACTTCCTCGCGAACTGA
- a CDS encoding S1 family peptidase produces MRHLVAVLAALVLSVSAAPASAAPSAPARAAVDFTGTVSLSGCSGAVVRPPEHRPSDPALVMTNGHCVRFMEPEEVVVDVPADRKFTLLASNGEGSIGTLRASSLVYATMHRTDVALYRLTATYGEVEAMGGRALELSPEHPGRGIDISVVSGYWRQVYSCRADGYVHELREGRWTWKGSMRYTEACDTKGGTSGSPVVDVATGKVVAVNNTGNEDGDRCTDNNPCEVDEQGNVTVHQGIGYGQQTYLIVPCLTGGGRVDLTAPDCGLPRPAPGRSRSPG; encoded by the coding sequence ATGCGCCACCTGGTAGCGGTGCTCGCCGCGCTCGTGCTGTCCGTGTCCGCCGCCCCCGCGTCCGCCGCGCCGTCGGCTCCCGCGCGGGCCGCCGTCGACTTCACCGGGACCGTGTCGTTGAGCGGCTGCTCGGGCGCGGTGGTCCGGCCGCCCGAGCACCGGCCGTCCGACCCGGCGCTGGTGATGACGAACGGGCACTGCGTGCGGTTCATGGAACCCGAGGAGGTCGTCGTGGACGTGCCGGCCGACCGGAAGTTCACGCTGCTCGCGAGCAACGGCGAGGGCTCGATCGGCACCCTGCGCGCGTCGTCGCTGGTCTACGCCACGATGCACCGCACCGACGTCGCGCTGTACCGGCTCACCGCCACCTACGGCGAGGTGGAGGCGATGGGCGGCCGGGCGCTGGAGCTGTCGCCGGAGCACCCGGGCCGGGGCATCGACATCAGCGTGGTGTCGGGGTACTGGCGGCAGGTCTACTCGTGCCGGGCGGACGGGTACGTGCACGAGCTGCGCGAGGGCCGGTGGACCTGGAAGGGCTCGATGCGCTACACCGAGGCGTGCGACACCAAGGGCGGCACGTCCGGCTCGCCCGTGGTGGACGTGGCCACCGGCAAGGTGGTGGCGGTCAACAACACCGGCAACGAGGACGGCGACCGGTGCACGGACAACAACCCGTGCGAGGTCGACGAGCAGGGGAACGTCACCGTGCACCAGGGCATCGGGTACGGCCAGCAGACCTACCTGATCGTGCCGTGCCTGACCGGGGGCGGCCGGGTGGACCTGACCGCCCCCGACTGCGGGCTGCCGCGACCGGCCCCGGGCCGGAGCCGCTCGCCGGGCTAG
- a CDS encoding pentapeptide repeat-containing protein, translating to MNDLRADCTRCFALCCVVPAFAESVDFAIDKPARTPCPNLRDDFRCGIHTKLRDTGFTGCTVYDCFGAGQQVAQVTFGGTSWRADPSSARAMFDVFPVMRQLHELLWYLTEALELEPARALHPAVRELRATIGDLTTGTPEDLLALDVGPHWERANALLLRASELTRGKGKNRRGADLIGKDLKGANLRASNLRGAYLIGAKLVNADLRLVDFIGADLRGADLSGANLTGGFFLTQAQVDAARGDEATKLPRSVTRPAHWVRRQA from the coding sequence ATGAACGACCTCCGCGCCGACTGCACGCGCTGCTTCGCCCTGTGCTGCGTGGTGCCCGCCTTCGCCGAGTCGGTCGACTTCGCCATCGACAAACCGGCCCGCACGCCGTGCCCGAACCTGCGCGACGACTTCCGCTGCGGCATCCACACGAAGCTGCGGGACACGGGGTTCACCGGCTGCACGGTGTACGACTGCTTCGGCGCCGGCCAGCAGGTGGCGCAGGTGACGTTCGGCGGCACGAGCTGGCGTGCCGACCCGTCGTCCGCGCGGGCGATGTTCGACGTCTTCCCGGTCATGCGGCAGTTGCACGAGCTGCTCTGGTACCTGACCGAGGCGCTGGAGCTGGAACCGGCCCGCGCCCTGCACCCCGCCGTCCGCGAGCTGAGGGCGACGATCGGAGACCTCACCACCGGCACGCCCGAGGACCTGCTGGCGCTGGACGTCGGCCCGCACTGGGAGCGCGCGAACGCGCTGCTGCTGCGCGCCAGCGAGCTGACCAGGGGCAAGGGCAAGAACCGCCGGGGTGCGGACCTGATCGGCAAGGACCTCAAGGGCGCGAACCTGCGGGCGTCCAACCTGCGCGGCGCCTACCTCATCGGCGCGAAGCTGGTGAACGCGGACCTGCGGCTGGTCGACTTCATCGGCGCGGACCTGCGCGGCGCCGACCTGTCGGGGGCGAACCTGACCGGCGGCTTCTTCCTCACCCAGGCCCAGGTGGACGCGGCCAGGGGCGACGAGGCCACGAAGCTGCCGAGGTCGGTGACCCGCCCGGCGCACTGGGTACGTCGGCAGGCGTAG
- a CDS encoding NACHT domain-containing protein, whose amino-acid sequence MDARRFGRTTRLVALAAVGGVTLLVLVPVAINAATGGSALPVLGPHARWLWPALVGLSALTACLAAWDRLGALLLRRRPAHPANRRAALDRVERYVRARVDGSLAEQLRLKLGVVPRVGPRLSTRLRHPVVVAGEPGAGKTTLLLELAEALLARAALDPVRPIPVVVDLGGWRRDDDFGVWLLDVLAERYRIAPRVGRAWLRERNLVLLFDGLDELAPADRVECLAWITALNVPQVVLCTGSDEHEHLPRYDVVRVEPLSRTVVQELIAACGPRLDGLHDELEKNPELWDELRTPLAFGLLALAYRAGRAEYRGVLGTYLVESAARGAVRPERTVRALRFLARIAQRKHDLVARSRLPARHVWLDFVGPEAVWRLFRRAAPSALAGAATAVSFVVGVRLGLVAAGVVAVAAVLVPRSAFRVTRGNPRRGNVWAATGFAAGAVVAGGVAALGGLLGAQVARWPAAVGYGLVVVVTVLVGYGVTRDRYWAVVCALVPAGVMVVTGPSPDLLTGLGIGLGSGAVTGAFIGGLREVWFGVRVRPVAGLRWLPAAGAVGVGLAALAGAGVRPSAWGAVTGLLVGLAGTPIANRPAHLVAELLARPLALDEFPLRRKAILQSARDRVLLVDEHRFPHDLVRDHLAECDPEDLAADVERRRGELSPTGSGPTA is encoded by the coding sequence ATGGACGCGCGACGGTTCGGCCGCACCACCCGTCTGGTCGCCCTGGCCGCGGTCGGCGGGGTGACGCTGCTGGTGCTCGTCCCGGTCGCGATCAACGCCGCCACCGGCGGGTCGGCGCTGCCGGTGCTCGGCCCGCACGCGCGGTGGCTGTGGCCGGCGCTGGTCGGGCTGTCCGCGCTCACCGCGTGCCTCGCGGCGTGGGACCGGCTGGGCGCGCTGCTGCTGCGAAGACGTCCCGCGCACCCGGCCAACCGGCGGGCCGCGCTGGACCGGGTCGAGCGGTACGTGCGGGCGCGGGTGGACGGTTCGCTGGCCGAGCAGCTGCGCCTCAAGCTCGGCGTCGTGCCCCGGGTCGGTCCGCGCCTGTCGACGCGCCTGCGCCACCCGGTGGTCGTGGCGGGCGAGCCGGGCGCGGGCAAGACGACGTTGCTGCTGGAACTGGCCGAGGCGCTGCTGGCGCGGGCCGCGCTCGACCCGGTCCGGCCGATACCGGTCGTGGTGGACCTCGGCGGGTGGCGGCGGGACGACGACTTCGGCGTGTGGCTGCTGGACGTGCTGGCCGAGCGGTACCGGATCGCGCCGCGGGTCGGCCGGGCGTGGCTGCGGGAGCGCAACCTCGTGCTGCTGTTCGACGGGCTGGACGAGCTGGCCCCCGCCGACCGGGTCGAGTGCCTGGCCTGGATCACCGCGCTGAACGTGCCGCAGGTCGTGCTGTGCACCGGGAGCGACGAGCACGAGCACCTGCCCCGGTACGACGTCGTGCGGGTGGAACCGTTGTCGCGCACGGTGGTGCAGGAGCTGATCGCCGCGTGCGGCCCGCGGTTGGACGGCCTGCACGACGAGCTGGAGAAGAACCCGGAGCTGTGGGACGAGCTGCGCACGCCGCTCGCGTTCGGCCTGCTGGCCCTGGCGTACCGGGCGGGGCGGGCGGAGTACCGGGGCGTGCTCGGCACCTACCTGGTGGAGTCGGCGGCACGGGGAGCGGTCCGCCCGGAGCGGACGGTGCGCGCCCTGCGGTTCCTGGCCCGCATCGCGCAGCGCAAGCACGACCTCGTGGCCCGCTCGCGGCTGCCCGCGCGGCACGTGTGGCTGGACTTCGTCGGCCCGGAGGCGGTGTGGCGGTTGTTCCGGCGGGCCGCGCCGAGCGCGTTGGCGGGCGCGGCGACCGCGGTGTCCTTCGTGGTGGGCGTGCGGCTGGGGCTGGTGGCGGCCGGGGTCGTCGCGGTGGCGGCGGTCCTGGTGCCGCGCAGCGCTTTCCGCGTGACGCGCGGGAACCCCCGGCGCGGGAACGTCTGGGCGGCAACGGGTTTCGCGGCCGGTGCCGTGGTGGCCGGTGGTGTGGCGGCGCTCGGCGGGCTGCTGGGCGCGCAGGTCGCGCGGTGGCCCGCGGCGGTCGGCTACGGGCTGGTCGTCGTCGTGACGGTGCTCGTCGGGTACGGCGTCACCCGGGACCGGTACTGGGCGGTGGTGTGCGCGCTCGTGCCCGCCGGGGTGATGGTGGTGACGGGACCGTCGCCGGACCTGCTGACCGGGCTGGGCATCGGGCTCGGCTCCGGCGCGGTGACGGGGGCGTTCATCGGCGGTCTGCGGGAGGTGTGGTTCGGCGTGCGGGTCCGGCCGGTCGCCGGGCTGCGCTGGCTGCCGGCGGCGGGCGCGGTCGGGGTGGGACTGGCGGCGTTGGCCGGTGCGGGCGTGCGGCCGTCGGCGTGGGGCGCGGTGACCGGGCTGCTGGTCGGCCTGGCCGGCACGCCGATCGCGAACCGGCCGGCGCACCTCGTCGCCGAACTGCTCGCCCGGCCGCTGGCGCTGGACGAGTTCCCGTTGCGCCGCAAGGCGATCCTCCAGTCCGCGCGGGACCGCGTGCTGCTGGTCGACGAGCACCGGTTCCCGCACGACCTGGTCCGCGACCACCTCGCGGAGTGCGACCCGGAGGACCTGGCGGCCGACGTGGAGCGCCGGCGCGGCGAGCTCAGCCCCACCGGGTCCGGCCCCACGGCTTGA
- a CDS encoding DUF2269 domain-containing protein, with the protein MKPRARKTWLLLHVITSVGWLGVTIGMLVLALAAFDEPQLYQAMELLGDLVVLPLALGALITGVVLSLGTKWGLVKHKWVLVKFALTVVAVVATTFSLRSGLHEAADGAVGTAGGDVLAAACVSLTLYTVNTVLSVFKPWGRTRWG; encoded by the coding sequence ATGAAACCGAGAGCGCGCAAGACGTGGCTGCTGCTGCACGTCATCACGTCCGTGGGCTGGCTCGGCGTCACGATCGGGATGCTCGTGCTGGCCCTGGCGGCGTTCGACGAGCCGCAGCTCTACCAGGCGATGGAGCTGCTGGGCGACCTCGTGGTGCTGCCGCTGGCGCTGGGCGCGCTGATCACCGGCGTGGTGCTGTCGCTGGGCACGAAGTGGGGCCTGGTGAAGCACAAGTGGGTGCTGGTGAAGTTCGCGCTGACCGTCGTCGCCGTGGTCGCCACGACGTTCTCGCTGCGCTCGGGCCTGCACGAGGCGGCGGACGGCGCGGTGGGCACGGCCGGTGGTGACGTGCTGGCGGCGGCCTGCGTGTCCCTGACGCTCTACACCGTCAACACCGTGCTGTCGGTGTTCAAGCCGTGGGGCCGGACCCGGTGGGGCTGA
- a CDS encoding RidA family protein: MRRVILSGSTFEEQVGYARAVVDGEWVHVAGTTGFDYATMTISDDVVAQAEQCLANIGAALAEAGSGFADVVRVRYYLPDRKDFEPCWPVLRAAFGEVRPAATMLECGLSDPRMRIEIEVTAHRRGA, encoded by the coding sequence ATGAGGCGAGTGATCCTGTCCGGTTCCACGTTCGAAGAGCAGGTCGGCTACGCGCGCGCCGTGGTCGACGGCGAGTGGGTGCACGTCGCCGGCACCACGGGTTTCGACTACGCCACGATGACCATCTCCGACGACGTGGTGGCGCAGGCCGAGCAGTGCCTGGCCAACATCGGCGCGGCGCTGGCCGAGGCGGGCAGCGGGTTCGCCGACGTGGTGCGGGTGCGGTACTACCTGCCGGACAGGAAGGACTTCGAGCCGTGCTGGCCGGTGCTGCGCGCGGCGTTCGGCGAGGTGCGCCCGGCGGCGACCATGCTGGAGTGCGGCCTGTCCGACCCGAGGATGCGCATCGAGATCGAGGTCACGGCCCACCGCCGGGGGGCCTAG
- a CDS encoding MFS transporter produces MRTTAPRTDAPSPTGRLPLRPLLVLATAAFTTVLTEALPAGVLRGMSAGLGVSESATGQLVTVYALGTVTAAIPLSAVTSTWSRKRLLLAGVAGFALANTVTAASALFPLTLAARFVAGVAAGVVWALLAGYARRVAPDHLRGKATALVMAGIPVALSLGVPAGTFLGGLLGWRAAFWAMTALAVVLLAWVVVAVPDRPGQPRGARVPVVRALALPGVVPVLVVTLVFVLAHTILYTYIAAYLARLGLADRVDAVLLVFGVASVVGIWVVGAHIDRRLRVLMIAAAVLFAVAVAALALTPWVHVAVALWGLAFGGVPTLLTTAAGDAGGEAADSAQALLVTLWNAAMAGGGVAGGLLLGGLGAGSLPWSALVLLVPASAVVVAARAHGFPAVRR; encoded by the coding sequence ATGCGCACCACAGCTCCTCGAACCGACGCCCCGTCGCCCACCGGGCGGCTGCCCCTGCGGCCGCTGCTCGTCCTGGCCACGGCCGCGTTCACCACCGTCCTGACCGAAGCCCTGCCCGCCGGCGTGCTGCGCGGCATGAGCGCGGGCCTGGGCGTGAGCGAGTCGGCGACCGGTCAATTGGTCACCGTCTACGCACTGGGCACGGTCACGGCGGCGATCCCGCTGTCGGCCGTCACGTCCACCTGGTCGCGCAAGCGTTTGCTGCTGGCCGGGGTCGCGGGCTTCGCCCTCGCCAACACCGTCACCGCCGCGTCCGCGCTCTTCCCGCTGACCCTCGCGGCCCGGTTCGTCGCGGGGGTGGCCGCGGGGGTGGTGTGGGCGCTGCTGGCCGGGTACGCCCGCCGGGTCGCGCCCGACCACCTGCGCGGCAAGGCCACCGCGCTGGTCATGGCAGGCATCCCGGTCGCGTTGTCGCTCGGCGTGCCCGCGGGCACGTTCCTCGGCGGCTTGCTCGGCTGGCGCGCCGCGTTCTGGGCCATGACCGCGCTGGCCGTGGTCCTGCTCGCGTGGGTGGTGGTGGCGGTGCCGGACCGACCCGGTCAGCCGCGCGGCGCCCGCGTCCCGGTCGTCCGCGCGCTGGCCCTGCCCGGCGTCGTGCCGGTACTGGTCGTGACGCTGGTGTTCGTGCTCGCGCACACGATCCTCTACACCTACATCGCCGCCTACCTGGCCCGGCTCGGCCTGGCCGACCGGGTCGACGCGGTGCTGCTGGTGTTCGGCGTGGCGTCCGTGGTGGGCATCTGGGTCGTGGGCGCGCACATCGACCGGCGCCTGCGCGTGCTGATGATCGCCGCCGCCGTGCTGTTCGCGGTCGCGGTCGCCGCGCTGGCCCTCACGCCCTGGGTTCACGTCGCGGTGGCGTTGTGGGGCCTGGCGTTCGGCGGCGTGCCGACGCTGCTGACGACGGCGGCCGGTGACGCGGGCGGCGAGGCCGCGGACTCCGCGCAGGCACTGCTGGTCACGTTGTGGAACGCGGCCATGGCGGGTGGCGGCGTCGCGGGCGGCCTGCTGCTCGGCGGGCTCGGCGCGGGCTCGCTGCCGTGGAGCGCGCTGGTGCTCCTCGTGCCCGCATCGGCCGTCGTCGTGGCCGCCCGCGCGCACGGCTTCCCGGCGGTCCGGCGGTGA
- a CDS encoding CoA-binding protein, with amino-acid sequence MSEPWGDPDKIRRVLADGDTWAVVGLADNPQRAAYGVAKFLQQHGKRIVPVHPDAATVHGEQGYASLADIPFPVDVVDVFRRSEAAGQFADEAVAIGAKAVWFQLDVLDEAAYERATAAGLDVVMDRCPAIEWAAHGPR; translated from the coding sequence ATGAGCGAACCTTGGGGCGACCCCGACAAGATCCGCCGCGTCCTGGCCGACGGCGACACCTGGGCCGTGGTGGGGCTGGCCGACAACCCGCAGCGCGCCGCCTACGGCGTGGCGAAGTTCCTCCAGCAGCACGGCAAGCGGATCGTGCCCGTGCACCCGGACGCGGCGACCGTGCACGGCGAGCAGGGCTACGCGTCCCTGGCCGACATCCCGTTCCCGGTCGACGTGGTCGACGTGTTCCGCCGGTCCGAGGCGGCCGGGCAGTTCGCCGACGAGGCGGTGGCGATCGGCGCGAAGGCGGTGTGGTTCCAGCTCGACGTGCTCGACGAGGCGGCCTACGAGCGGGCCACCGCGGCCGGGCTGGACGTGGTCATGGACCGCTGCCCGGCCATCGAGTGGGCCGCCCACGGGCCGCGCTGA